A genomic segment from Candidatus Krumholzibacteriia bacterium encodes:
- a CDS encoding ATP-dependent DNA helicase, giving the protein EWQRLSPEDDVEGPEGLSMVVEQLDGFEAAAAAWESEILPARVADYDPSWLDSLCLSGRCTWARLSPARTGGRDTEAEAPVVRGRGGPVRTTPIALLQRSNLRAWPQLETWPEDLHLSPEAQGVYSYLQRRGASFFAEIASGTRLLRTQVEAALGELVSQGLVSADSFMGLRALLVPSERRKPLHDGGRRRRAVAHYGVEDAGRWGILRTPQHAEAVAGDGSALPLAVDTSTAEAVAPVLLRRWGIVFRKLVEREPAAPPWRELLAVLRRLEARGEIRGGRFVDGFSGEQFALPEAVGTLRQVRKSPRTGAFVAVSGADPLNLVGVLTPGARVPVHTDNRVLYRDGVPLAVRVAGEIRLLEATEDGTTTWEIRQALVRRRVPPQLRRVLRFA; this is encoded by the coding sequence TCGAGTGGCAGCGCCTGAGCCCGGAAGACGATGTCGAGGGTCCAGAAGGCTTGAGTATGGTGGTGGAGCAGCTCGACGGCTTCGAGGCGGCGGCTGCCGCCTGGGAAAGCGAGATTCTCCCGGCGCGGGTGGCGGACTACGACCCCTCGTGGCTCGATTCGCTCTGTCTTTCCGGGCGCTGTACCTGGGCACGCTTGTCGCCGGCGCGAACCGGGGGGCGCGACACCGAGGCGGAAGCTCCCGTCGTGCGTGGTCGCGGCGGCCCCGTGCGCACCACGCCCATCGCGCTCTTGCAGCGCAGCAACCTGCGAGCCTGGCCGCAGCTCGAGACCTGGCCGGAAGACCTGCACCTGTCGCCAGAAGCACAAGGCGTCTACTCCTACCTGCAACGCCGGGGTGCTTCGTTCTTCGCCGAGATCGCTTCCGGGACGCGGTTGCTGCGGACCCAGGTCGAAGCGGCACTGGGCGAGCTCGTGTCGCAGGGACTGGTGTCGGCGGACAGCTTCATGGGATTGCGCGCTCTTCTCGTGCCCTCGGAGCGGCGCAAGCCGCTGCACGATGGAGGCCGTCGCCGGCGCGCGGTGGCGCATTACGGCGTCGAGGACGCTGGACGCTGGGGAATCCTGCGCACGCCACAGCATGCAGAAGCTGTGGCAGGGGACGGATCAGCGCTTCCGCTCGCTGTCGACACGAGCACTGCCGAAGCGGTCGCGCCGGTCCTGCTCCGGCGCTGGGGCATCGTCTTCCGCAAGCTCGTCGAAAGGGAGCCCGCGGCGCCACCGTGGCGCGAGCTGCTCGCAGTGTTACGACGGCTGGAGGCGCGTGGCGAGATCCGCGGCGGCCGCTTCGTGGACGGCTTCAGCGGCGAGCAGTTCGCCCTCCCGGAGGCCGTGGGTACGCTCCGTCAGGTGCGGAAGAGCCCGCGGACGGGAGCTTTCGTCGCCGTGAGCGGTGCCGATCCTCTCAACCTGGTGGGCGTTCTCACTCCGGGTGCACGGGTTCCGGTGCACACGGACAACCGCGTGCTCTACCGCGATGGCGTTCCTCTCGCGGTGCGCGTCGCCGGCGAGATCCGCCTCCTCGAAGCCACGGAAGACGGAACGACTACCTGGGAGATCCGCCAAGCCCTGGTGCGCCGGCGTGTTCCGCCACAGCTGCGCCGGGTTCTCCGTTTCGCCTGA